The sequence AACAAAGAACAAAGAACAAAGAACCAAAATTTAGAATGTACCTCATGAGATTGGGAAGTGTTATATTAAGTAATGTTAATTACCTTCCTGTGATCAAAAATAATATGGTTTTATGTCGATTGATTTATGCTAGCGAAGCTGTAGCGGGTTTGGCTTATCCAGAATTAAAAGACATTATGGAGAAGTCTGAGAAAAATAATACGCCTGTCGGTATTACAGGAATGCTTTGCTTTGGTAATGATAAATTTTTACAAATTTTAGAGGGAGAAAGAGCGCAAGTCAGTTCCACTTATGAAAGGATTCTTCAAGATGATCGTCATT comes from Halothece sp. PCC 7418 and encodes:
- a CDS encoding BLUF domain-containing protein gives rise to the protein MVLCRLIYASEAVAGLAYPELKDIMEKSEKNNTPVGITGMLCFGNDKFLQILEGERAQVSSTYERILQDDRHYKSEIIEFVEIESRLFTSWSMKVVQMGEQFPKKLKELSLKYSSYPTFDPTGMTQTQCLEFMKELSAFIRST